The following proteins come from a genomic window of Clupea harengus chromosome 22, Ch_v2.0.2, whole genome shotgun sequence:
- the c22h14orf119 gene encoding uncharacterized protein C14orf119 homolog, whose product MSWFPYVRQDLTQQPSTVPPPFEATGHNRIYSSPPSSADFPNAPPDFKPPSLVDLACTPLGSGSGRVSPVSFVTLQEQRCVLSWFLSWGAIQRQQFLEDLINKAVPGKVCSLLEQLTTMQVKDRLPNIFECQLRLWTQWFESWTEEERNAFINCLEERDPIFVAHFYRGVAGTAGRD is encoded by the exons ATGTCCTGGTTTCCTTATGTGCGTCAAGACCTTACTCAACAGCCATCGACGGTGCCACCTCCTTTTGAGGCAACAGGACATAATAGGATTTATTCGTCGCCACCATCTTCAGCAGATTTTCCAAATGCCCCACCTGACTTTAAACCACCCTCCTTAGTAGATTTGGCGTGTACCCCCCTTGGATCCGGGTCGGGGAGGGTATCCCCTGTTTCATTCGTGACTCTTCAGGAGCAGCGCTGTGTATTGAGCTGGTTTCTGAGTTGGGGAGCTATTCAAAGACAGCAATTTCTGGAGGACCTTATAAACAAAGCTGTGCCTGGAAAAGTGTGCAGCCTACTTGAGCAGCTTACTACAATGCAG GTGAAGGACCGACTTCCTAACATCTTTGAGTGCCAGCTCCGGTTATGGACGCAGTGGTTTGAGTCATGGACCGAGGAGGAGAGAAACGCCTTCATTAACTGCCTAGAGGAGAGAGACCCCATCTTTGTCGCCCACTTCTATAGAGGGGTGGCAGGCACAGCTGGGAGGGACTGA